Within Vigna unguiculata cultivar IT97K-499-35 chromosome 2, ASM411807v1, whole genome shotgun sequence, the genomic segment ACTTCTCCTCTCAGCCTTGAGGTCAGGactaaattattctttaaattacttcatatgttttatgttgCTTCTATTGTAATTCTCATGCcatcttttaaattgtaatgcAGAGAGACATTCGTCAACTTCTGGGTATTTCGTGAAGGTACTGGGAAGCGAGTATATGGCGAATGTGTTGTCTTCTTTACTTCCTTAACAGCTTTGTCTCGAGCCAATGTTATGCAATATGCATAGACTTATGTTATGCTTAATCTTGTCACAAATAATGGCTTCCTTCTTTACTTTCGTGTTTCCTTTAACTTCTCTCCAATGTTATGCAATATGCATGGACTTGTGTTATGCTTTAAATATGCAtctctttagtttttttaaccctCTGTCTTCCttagttataaatttttcaCCTGTGCAAGTTTCAATTTTTGACGATTTTTTAActgattttatcttttataaatgcTTCATTTTGAATGTTACTTTCTAAAAACTCCCACAAAAATTAATAGAAGCGTACTATTACAAAATTATGCGTCATAACAGTTCTTTacgaattataaaaataatacaaatgacTAAAAGGAATGTTACTGTTCAAAGTTATGATCACTTTTCTTTACAGAAAAACAACCTTAAGGGTATGTTTTAACGAAAGAAATTTAAACAAACAACTTCTGTATTATCCTTTAGTTGTTTGTATTAAAGTTATCATTATCATAACTCCAAAATAAGTAGCCTACAATTTCAACTCAGATTTTTTACTAACATGTGTTTATAATTGcataattaaataagcaacgaTCACATCTTTCCATAAATAGACTAAGCACTAGATGTTTACAAGGATATTAAAAGATTAGTCTATCACTTAATCGATTGGTGTGCAGCTTGTAACAccaataattaataaacttcTCTTTATTGCATCGGAAAAATAATGATAGtccatttaaaaaattgtcaaaaaacataaacaactGTTATCCTATTACAAGCAGGCCACATTCGACCTAACCTCTCCCTCGAACCTTTATAAGCAGTGACTAGCCAATCATTATCCTAAAGACGGGTTCAGTTGCAGTAAACTCAGTTTCACAAATTCCTTAAAGCACATGCTTAACCCTTCATAAATAATATGTGCCGAAAGTAAGATTAACCTTAACAGAATGTCTGATATATTATTACCCCCAAGTGGTTGAGACGAATTAAATAGAGAATAGTAAGGAGTTAATGCATTGGAAACTGAACAAGAACGAAAAATGAAAGCTTAGATGGCATTAAGGAGCGAGGCTAATAACAAGTCATAATAGCGAACATCAAAGTCACTTTTTGCTTTTCAATTCACCAAACACTTTTTGGTAAGTCAAGAGTGTTACTTGACCCTGAAATCCATTGGTTATACAGCATGATGGGTTAGCAAGAACTTGTCACCCATAAACGGGGATAGCAAGAGTCACAATGCTCACAAATTCGGTTCATTTACAACAAGAGATTTCTATACAAAACTGCAATGTCTTGTAAAGTAATAAATGTTGTTCACCCACGCGTCAAGTCAATACCAGTGTGTGGATGTGCACTTTTCACCTCTAATGGCCTTGATTGAGCAGGCCACATGCCTGGGGCAGGAGAAGAGTAGTTTTGATTAGGAGGAGCACTGGCTGGAGAAGCTAACTTCTCACTACTCTGAGGTTCAGAACTGTTTTCTTTTGTAGCAGTGGTCACTTGTTTAGTCTTTGGCTTAGAACCTGAATATACAAAACTGCACACTACCACCTGCACCAAGCCATGTCTCAAATTCTTAATGTTCAGGGAAAGGTTTGAATCTAAAGCATGTAAAGATGTACAAGAACGTAATTATTAGGTCCCTCATTCAGAATATACCTTCTAGATGCTGAACTTAATGTTTTAACATATCTTGAATGAGTGAGTATATAGCATGCATAACTACAAGAAATAGAGTTTGGGCGATTAAGAATATACCTGGACTGGGCTTGCAGCTATAAGGCTGGcaacaccaccaccaacaaTATGGCCATCAGGACTAGAAAGGGAAACACTCATGCCACCTGTTCTACTGCGTGGTCCACCTTCTTCAGCAACCAAGTAAGAACCAGACAAGCATAATATTTGAAATCGGCCCTGTAAAGCGTACAAGATAAGAAAAATGTGTACTATTGCATCATGATAAGAGCAGGCAACCTAATTCACTTTTAACAGTACTCAATCTCATTAGCCGTTGCATAAAGCTGAATTTTAATTGCAATACCATAATTGCTACCATTTACCCCTTTTCTTGAACAGCATAGAACTATAACTCAATCAACTTGCTACATAATAACTTGTCACTACGTTAGAACCATGCAGAGGAGATAGAGATGGAGGATATTTGTGATTAAATATTTCTAGTAGTCAAGGTATGCAGTGTTCAGTTCTTTAACCTCATAAGAAACACTGATGCTAGTAGAAGCTGGCTGGCGCAGAGTGACAGAAGAAACAGTTCCAGTTCCACTTAAGATGCACAAAGCCCTTGGCCTCTGCTGTGAAAATGCGAATAACTTTGCTACAATGTCCTGAAACAAACAAAGTCTACAATCAAGtaacatttaaattaatgtACAGTTATAAATAACAATCTTGAAGGTTTACACGATGAAAAAGTAAATGTACCCATTACTTAGgctgaaattaaaattagatgGATCCATTAAATATCATAGGTTTTATATCCAATCAGTAACCACATTGATGTGTGATGTAATCTTCAGTTTATATGCCATTGACAATCCCAGACTACATAACCATTAAATCCTTGTGTGCACTTAGTGATTGCAATTGACCATCCATGAACAGTATATCAATATTGTGAACAATAACCGAGAAGCaccctaaaattaaaataaaaaaatgccaGTTCTAAATTACTTTGGATCATTTCTGAATGAGTACATGAAGTACAATACAACTAACCACAGCATCTCTCAAATCATGGAAGACAACTTTTTGGTTGGGCAAATCATATTCTCATCATTTCTTATGTAAACAATTATTCAggagtttttaaaatttgaaatatccAATGTGAGCttaaacatttatatacaaatgatttcaaaagacaGTAAGAGAATTAAACAAACAATAGGAAACTATAGCTCTTCTGAAATACCTCCCCAACTGCAACAGTGATAACATGAGGTGAAAAGGCAAGTCCTGCAGAACTGTTCATCCATTCACCTAGGAAGACAGAAACAAAATCACCGTAAAAAGTTTACAAATTTCAtggaaaaaaaagataaacatggTATTTTCCATTACTACTAaccatcaaaataatataaaataaacaatttcatCAGAGAGGAAAGGGTAGTGAAATACTAAATGTTCAGATTTTTGTGGTTTCTGAATTCTTTAGAACGAAACTAAACCAGAAAATTGAATCTTGCAATCAGCATAAGAACAAAATTAGAATCATGATGTTGCTTCTGTAAACCATGTGCTTGAGAATCCGCACATAAGTTGAACATCAGAAATTATAACAATGGGCACTTGTTTCTGCTTGAaaacacacttttttttttaatttattttcaaaagctATCAGAAAGctagataaaaaaattgtttttctctAGCAGAAGCAAACACACTAATTTCCTCAGTTCAACCtatcttgaaagtattcagaaGATCCATATATTACAATCAATATCAATTCAGGGATTTCCGAAGAAGGATTTACTATTAAAAAGTAATGAGACATCCATAACTCAGGAGTCCACAACCACCACAGACACAAAGCACAACAATgacaaaatatagaaaattattccaaacagaaaaagaaaatagtaaaatagaaattaacaCTTCAAACAATAAAGCGtgaaagaaatggaaaaaaaaaaaacagcatgGAAAGGGTACACGTTCACGGGCTTTCTTTAGAGTAtaccaaagaaaacaaaatgaaaaccCAAAGGGCTTTCTTTAGAGTAtaccaaagaaaacaaaatgaaaaccCAAAGTCGGGATGCTAATCATAAATGTAAACAGTTGTCAATTTTTCtaatcaccaaataagaataaaatcaGATTTAACAACCTATATACAAGTACACATATTTTACCATAATCTCCTACATTAATTTTCTCAGATAAAATACATGACTTAgtctcttaaaaatatttaatatcactGCTTTTGTTCCCAATTTTTTCATGCATACCCTAAAAGGATGAACTTGAAAGCAAGTTGACAACCTCAATAGGAAAAAATTGAACTGGTCAGCGAGCCGTCAACTTCAGGGCCAAAGAAACAAGGGTAACTTCTTTTAGGGACcttatcatcaattattaacaCCCCACTTTTCTCTTTCAAATGATAGTTTCACTTTTGAGAAGTTGAATCTCAATATCAACAGATCAAGCAATCAACaggaaattataattataatttcaaactaacataattataaaagtacCTAAATTAGCAAGTTGTTGTTTCCTTCCACTTCCAGGTGGGCGCCCTCTGGGTCGTTTCTCTGAGGGATTGCCTGATCCTGGGGTGGAATTAGCAGTGGCAGACAAGGGAGAGAGTCTCAGGGAAACAGTCCCACTATCAGGACCATACTTTCTTGGCCtccctcttttctttttcacagcCTCACCGGAAGAAGACATTGCACTTCCACCTCCACCGTTAGGTGAGGAACCCAAGTTGATGCCAGGTGAGGAACCTAAATTAATGCCATGACCGAAACCACCAAGCTGAGGTTGAGGCTGGGGTTGAGACTGAGGCTGAGGCTTAGCTTCTAATGAGAATGTAGAACCTGATGAGACATTTGACAAAGCCCTGAACCCAGAAGGTGGTTGGAACCCAGAGGGTGTTCCGGTTCCAGGACCAGACCCACTAACCCCTCCTCTATGCTGCATGTAATATGGAGCAGAGCCGCCAGGAAAACCCATACCTTCTCTTCCATCCATGCATTTACCAACAGGTCCGACAATTGTGAAAAATAATACTCTATATTTCGAAATCCTCTCACTGATGCTATCTTCTTCAACTAAGAAACCAATAAAGACACAAAAACAGGGGTTGAGAAAGGTTCCTTCTACAAGCTAAAAAGCAAATGGCTAACACAATGATGGAAAGATTGGATCTTTAACCCTAAATCGAAGAATACAAGAGGAGGATCTGAAGCCCAGAAGCACCAAAGATTCAAGCTCAAAGATTTTGAAAAGTAAATGCAGAACAGGTTAGTGAGGAGAAATGTAGAAAAAGGCAGAGGCCTagattaaagagaaaaaagtgaAACTAGCAAGGTGGGGGTTGTGCTCCGGAATCATGTGCGTAACAGGCTACGAAAACAAAACCCTAGATTTTTCAAATCTAGGGTTTTGACAGAAGAATGCAGTGTGAGTGAGGGTGGGAAACGGGTAGAGAAAAGACAAATAATGGGACTTCACTTGGGACTTGAGAAGAGAATGGGAaatggaaaattaaaattaaataataataaataatcgaGTTAATAAATAATCGAGTTAAGAAAGAGCATTTGAATTAAAGAGGGGTGTGCTTACATACTttctgaaaattaaaatgaaaaagatatgtgTATCTATCTGCATTaaattcaatattattattattattataaattgttaaaagaaaaaaaaaatagtaataatggaGTAATGGGAAAGGAAGAATAGTGGTGTGAATTTGGAGGGACAGTGTGGGCCTACCAAAGTACCAAACACAGACCAAATGTCCCTTTTCGTATAAACCAATTGTCAGGTCACCCCCTTCATCCTGCTGAATCAACCCTTATCTTATAGTAATATCTTGATTGGAGGCATTCTTTATTTTcgagtttcaaaaatttatttcagtGTACACTTTATACGATATAaagtgatatttatattaagtaagtaatttaaaatacaatctAAAGTAAATAGTACTAAATTTCCTATTGACATACAAAACAAAATCttatcttatttaaattaagataaCATTATCCTTATAAAggtaataaattataattatatttttcttagatcattttatctttttggcttattttgtattcattttcacctcatattaattaaaatttctaacaaatgttccaaaatcttaaataaaaattataactcaaatattacACCAAGTTAATCATTGGGTGAATTTTTCTTTGCAAGTATACAATAGTGCAATAAAGATGTAAAAGGCTGTAATATGAAATACGCACAAAAATGTATGATTTAGAATAATGTGAATAAAGCATTATTTGAAataatgtagaaaaatattaggatttcaaaatattaacagtttgaaagataaaaatgagTAATTCTTTTAATGTGATGATAGGTTggaactaaaatatttgttagtttgtgtgaagttgattttaaaatgttatactcacaattaatatatatatatatatatatatatatataatgataagtATTTAAGGatattctttatattatttctatttcttttatcatttttaactatataaatTATATCGGTGATGAGATCATTTTCTTGGTTATTTGCGATTGTAATTAAttgagtataattttttttatgttatttggtattgtaaaattgtataaaattataaattaattaatgacattcaatttttcttttttgtatcgTTTTGTTCAATGTTGTTTGTACCGATCAACATgacataaattttttacatgatttttcttttatgattcattatttgatgttatttttatgttataatgTTGTGTCCTTAGAACTAGgataatacataataaaaccACGCAATAAATTATGATCTTAGTAGCAATATATGTTGGATTTGTTCCTACTAAGTCAAAATATACTGAGAGGTATACAAGTTTTCTTTCTAAGTCGAGATGTGTTAGGAAACTCAGATGTTCACTTTTCTTTCAGCTCTCCAAGTAGATATGAGTTCTCTATTGATGAATGTGAGATGACCCTTGAGGGGAGCTATAAAAATACTTTGGTACTCAAGTTAGTTACTAACAATAAATAGTAAAGTTGTAATTAATGATTTTACTGACATACCTACATACCTTCTGAAAAGGTGATTTTACACATATTACTATTCATCCACTTAAAAAGATTTGCAAATATAAGAATGACAACAATAATTGTAATCGCAACTCTAAATGCaatcttaaaatattatgacattcaaaattaaattcaataaggttagtagtaatatttttttaatctatcttcacaagtgttttatttttaatttccaaCTTATCATGTAAatctttcacatttttcttgCATACTTTGGAGTGGACCAGACATATTAATTACCAATCGTatattaatctaaaataataactatgaAAGGAAAAGATAATTTGATTATGTGAGTATTCTAACCAAACAaacttacaataaaaaaaaatcttcaaattgATATagactttaaaaattttataactcTAACATACTATATAGTATGAAAAGGCATCATGATGACAACATTTTTGTATCATAGACATTTCAACCACCCATGCTTAGATGTACTCAGCTCTCTTATGGTTTGAATGTGCATTGTGACTTAGCTGACTACATAATGTCATACCAAGATCGTCATACGAATGACTGAATTGACTAACATAAGATTATGAGTAAGGTATAATTAAGCAAATTAACTAGCCAAAGACTAATCAAGATTAGCTACATGGATCATATCCATCCAAGTAAAATTccataaacataatataaatagcACAATTCACGAGATACATTAATTACATTCATTAATTATGCATTGCATTTATTTTCAACTTGAGCATTGAATTGTTTCATCCACCATGACCCTATCCAACTTGAAGAAAATAAGTACCTAAATATTCCAATTTAGAGTGTGCAATTGGAGCCAAAAATGTTTGGAATTGAAGTTGTCGTGGAGTATATTCGAGAGTTTGGATTCTTTACTAATTTTTCTATGTTGTTCTTCTATCGTATCTTCAAATTACACTTATggccattaattttaaaattttaaagtatattaaaattatctttaaagtaccaaaacaatatattttaaatgttcaggagataacaacacaaaaaaacttAGCAGATAAACCAAACTCGTATATTCGACTTTGTAAACATAATTTCATTGATACACATACACCACacaaactttcttatttttatgaaatgacACACAATTAACTAATTGAAAAAGGAAATTatgtaactaaaatattatatttaagaattatGTGTTATGTCAAATAATAGAATGACAATCATGTAATTTCTTTAAATCtaatgaaaaattatgcattttaCTCTATACtataaaatactttattattataattattatttaaaaataaattaaaattcaatttaaagataaagataGATTAACAATATAAACATACAAATAAAGAGTGTTAGATTATCAAGGTAATCAACTTGGTTTATCCATCAAACATCTTCAAAAGTTGTATTGATTCATTAGATTAGGTTTTTGTCGACCtacttacttttttattttatgcttttatttgatataagattaaaaaaaaaatcaaattcgaTGTATAAGTCACGTTTTTGAcacatttaatttttactaaagaTCGCAACAATATACACacgtttaatttttaattatgaaggAAAGTTAAAAACTTATTTCACTACAAATGGTCAGGGAACAAGCAAATTAGATTAGTGgacaagaaataaataaataattatacattaCATTAgtgatcattaaaaaaatagttaaatttttaattgcaCGTTATTACTATATGTAATTGACAGGCACTAAGTGAGTTATTATAAGATTAATTTGAGAATAAGCCCATAAAATTAAGTTACATTTATGATGAATACTAAACACACACCTAGTGGGAAGAATACACTACAAGAAAGATTTTGTATTAAAGAAAGAATCAAAATTAACTTGGAGTTACCAGATTGCAGTTTTAAAAATACATGACCAACTTTTTACGATTATTTCTtggttatttatattaatatttcttcGAATTTTCTCATATTACAatatcactttattttttttttaaatttatacataatatatatatttttaaaagattatattatctttctttttcacatGATTACacagttatttaatttttaaaaacattacacGTACAaggaattttattataataacaaaaaacaaaaacataattttaaaataacttccTAAATTCTATCACAATTTACTCTAACTTTTTTAagttcatattaattatttatagaatTCTGTACCTTACGTAAATGTTAACATTATAGAATTAGTTTAAGATtgatcaactttttttttatcttgttaaaaaagttgttattatcaaataattacATATTGATATTTCATATGTTAGATTAAACTAAAAAGTCATTCAATATGCTATTATATTTGAGCCGTAAAGCCTAaattattatacaattatacaaaataaataaattttgagcCAATTTTAATTGATGTAAATTTCCAGAGAcacattcattttaatttaatgaaaaattatgtcTTTTTTTCTCCTCTTTGCAGATGCAAGATTAAGACTACATACAATgattctttcaaatatttttacatatggTGAGAAATTGTCTCTAGGATATGCTAGCCTTTTTTctgtctttctttttttctacaaaatcaTACATAAGGTGCCAATTTTCCCCGCACCTCAAATAGTTTAACCAAAATCTTCCACGCGGAGCTTTCACCTCAATCGGTCACAGTCTAAAAATATGATGTGATATTAGAACTTTGATCTCCCACTAGAACTTTTCCCTccaatgtaataaataaattcataaatcaaaaaaatttcataagcaGTGATGAAAGTTAAAAGTACAAGTACTTGGTGCAAgaaaaatgtatcaaattaaTCCCAATAATTTATGTAATCTACAGTTTTGTCGTCAgtttttagataaaaaagtCTGCACAGACTACTAACCTCTGTTTATAATTACTATTGGAATCAGAAAGGAAGATACAAGACCTAAGTTTTGAGGCAGCTCTTCTCATCAAATCATAATGAAACATAAACTAACCCCCGCCTCTAACTATTTCATCAAGGTTGTAAACTAATCCTAATATGACTGAAAGTGACATGATTCATTCCATTTCAGCTTCAGAATAGAGAATGCAAATAtaggaaaatttaaaatccattaTACTGTCCCCCAACCAACCTTTAATTCAGAGGTAGTTGTGATTTGTGACCCATGCCTACACCTGTAGAAAGAGCATTAATTCATCAAATAACGTGAAACCTATAAAGAGAAAAGGTACATAAAAGTAAAAAGGGGAAGAGCTACCACAGTAAGTTACTAGTTTTAAGAAATAGCAATCAcgtaaaggaaaaaaaagaaaagaaaagagactAACATAGTAAACTTgaaaagtaacaaaaaattaagaGTTCTTCACTCCACTGCTGTCAGCTTCATTTTCCTGTTGACAAAATCCAGGTACccctacaaaataaaaacatgtaagTAAAAAACCTAATTCAGTAGCTCAACATAACATACAGCCTAAAATGACAAAATCTAAACAAAATGTTTACGTGGTTCAGATTAAACTTCAGGATCCCTTGCAAATAAATAGGGTCCATTTGCCCAATTGCAAAGAAAAAAGTTTACTTTCTATTTAATCTAATTCCTATCCGAACCACGAAAACCAGACAGAATAGACTGGTGCAGTGGTGCATAAATAGTCAGATCAGATGAACGGCCATCTATTAGAGGATGTGGCCCAATAATTGCAGACAAGGAATCACTTATTTTTCGGTTCAAGGCTCTCATTGTCATACATATGGCTTATAagtgtaaaagaaaaacaaataaaaccatTTCCTACTTCAGAAAAAATATACACATCAATTTGAGGCCTCACGGgctaatacatttttaatatgctTATGGTCTGTTTGCACAAGCTTTTCTAAAAGCACATCTAGAAGAAGAGacaatttaagaagaaaaaaataaatgagtctTTTCAGaagctaaaattagtttatgcataAGCAATTTTGTAGAACCTCTTTCATATAACTTctctaaatttttgtttttaacttttacataAGTTAATTTtcgtttcctttttttcttttttctttactctCCTAAGATTTCTTATGGAGAATCATGTCCAAATAGACCCTTAGTACAATTGCAAATGAAGAGAACACATTGCCTTTACCAAAATGAGTAACATGAGGAGCGTAATAGTAGATTATGTCAAGAAGCAGGGAAAAGAACTCACTTGAAGTATTCCTACCGCTGCAAACTTGTCTAGAATAGTCTTGGAGAGTACTGGTTTATTCAAGTTCAAAGGCTTTAACAGCAATTCCACATTCTGCAAACAATTTCTGCTTTAGATTTTGTCACATTCTTTGAGTTTATTTGCTGGAAGAAATTGGTGACTTTATGAACAACGTGCCAATTATTtcaatcaagattttcaaatttctttccTTCATTAGCTTAATCTTTCTCCACTTACATTTAACCGCATTATATTGTACAAGTATTCATGTAAATCATTTTGTTCCGTGTAGAAATGTTCAACTTCAATAAACAAGAGCCGCTTCACACTTCaaagatatttaattctttCAACAGAGGTAGTCACCAACCAAGGGAGAGGTTGGagtcattttgaaaaaatagcTCGGGGCAAATGTAAATTCATTAAGTTTCACAATAGCAATCATGTTAACCCACCTTTGATGTAAAGCACTCATTCCAATATGTATACTTTACTCCTTCAAGCATTTTTGTTCTACAGAGGTGATCAATTAAACCCTTCACCGGAAAAGCCTGTAAAAAAGATGTATGAGTACAGGAAAATGAACAATATATGAATGATCAATGAAATGAAACTCACTTCGGCAGCCACCCGATGTCTGTCAAAAGGGACGCCAACAACAAAGCCCTTCAGGGAATATTTAGATATCTACATATAAAACAGCTGAAGGCATCATAACATGCTTCCGAGTATTATTGTTCAAATCGCTAGGTTGTATCTATAAATGATAACAAGGGTCAGGCTACTGACATAGAAATAGAACATGGTAGAAGTGAAAACACTAAGTATTCCCAT encodes:
- the LOC114173777 gene encoding AT-hook motif nuclear-localized protein 5-like, with translation MDGREGMGFPGGSAPYYMQHRGGVSGSGPGTGTPSGFQPPSGFRALSNVSSGSTFSLEAKPQPQSQPQPQPQLGGFGHGINLGSSPGINLGSSPNGGGGSAMSSSGEAVKKKRGRPRKYGPDSGTVSLRLSPLSATANSTPGSGNPSEKRPRGRPPGSGRKQQLANLGEWMNSSAGLAFSPHVITVAVGEDIVAKLFAFSQQRPRALCILSGTGTVSSVTLRQPASTSISVSYEGRFQILCLSGSYLVAEEGGPRSRTGGMSVSLSSPDGHIVGGGVASLIAASPVQVVVCSFVYSGSKPKTKQVTTATKENSSEPQSSEKLASPASAPPNQNYSSPAPGMWPAQSRPLEVKSAHPHTGIDLTRG
- the LOC114172511 gene encoding uncharacterized protein LOC114172511, with the protein product MRYVKPLQLFQDLTNSTQNQRGRLLGLDVGEKYVGLALSDFDNKIASPFSVLVRKKSNISLMASDFQSLISKYSLKGFVVGVPFDRHRVAAEAFPVKGLIDHLCRTKMLEGVKYTYWNECFTSKNVELLLKPLNLNKPVLSKTILDKFAAVGILQGYLDFVNRKMKLTAVE